A stretch of DNA from Methanogenium sp. S4BF:
AGCATAGTGACAGTCTTACGATTTCAATACGTTATTTATCTCTTCTAATACCTTTGGTGCCTGGAACGGTTTTACAATATATCCTTTGGCACCTGTTTTGATGGCAAGTTTAACCATCTGTTCCTGTCCGACAGCAGTGCACATAATTACTTTTGCTCCCGGGTTAATCGTCATAATCTCTTTCAGTGCTTCAATCCCGTTTTTTTTCGGCATTACAATATCCATTGTAACAAGATCGGGTTTGAGTGATGTGTATTTTTGAATTGCATCCTCTCCGTCCTCAGCTTCACCCACAATATCATGATTTCCGGAGAACAGGATATTTTTAAGAAGTGTTCTCATAAAGAGAGTATCATCAACGACCAGAATCCTTCCCATATGTGATCAAATATTTCTTATGCCACATATGTAATAAATATTCTTAATGGGATATTTTCGGAGAAAATCAGTCAGAAATTTTTATGCAATTAATAGTATATAACTATTGAATTCATCTATGGTGACGGAGGTTTCACAGCCTCTGTTACAAACCTGACACCCTTTGTTGTCAGTTTCACCTCACGGCGTGTCTGCACAACCTCAACCAGTCCCAGCTCCAGCATTCTGCTGTACACCATATCTATTTCCTTTTGAGATTTTTCCAGCATCCCCTCAATTGAATGCGTATCCATCCCACTATACACAAGCATTGCAACCTGTCCTGAAAGCGGGTCCAGTTCTCCATCCA
This window harbors:
- a CDS encoding response regulator, whose translation is MGRILVVDDTLFMRTLLKNILFSGNHDIVGEAEDGEDAIQKYTSLKPDLVTMDIVMPKKNGIEALKEIMTINPGAKVIMCTAVGQEQMVKLAIKTGAKGYIVKPFQAPKVLEEINNVLKS